The following coding sequences lie in one Cucurbita pepo subsp. pepo cultivar mu-cu-16 chromosome LG13, ASM280686v2, whole genome shotgun sequence genomic window:
- the LOC111809041 gene encoding MLO-like protein 11 isoform X2, translating into MADNEEEMRSLALTPTWSVASVLTIFVVVSLLVERSIHRLSTWLRKTNRKPLLEAVEKMKEATSSLISNICIPSRFYNTPFTPCTKAEIDEQKEDSSSEERKLYTVSVLPHLFRRMLNGNEKTCKEGYEPFVSYEGLEQLHRFIFIMAVTHVSYSCLTMLLAIVKIHRWRAWEDEAHMDRHDSLNDITREMTLRRQSTFVRYHTSHPITRNSFLIWVTCFFRQFGNSVVHADYLTLRKGFIMNHHLPLTYDFHSYMIRSMEEEFQRIVGVSAPLWGFVVAFMLFDVKGSNLYFWIASIPIALVLLVGTKLQHVIATLALESAGITGSFSGPKLKPRDDLFWFKKPELLLSLIHFILFQNAFELASFFWFWWQFGYNSCFIRNHMLVYARLILGFAGQFLCSYSTLPLYALVTQMGTNYKAALIPQRIRETIHGWGKAARRKRRLGMFTDDTTIHTETSTVMSIEDDDRRLIDDTYETTTDYTTIELQPTSVQEQSDPVVNEWPSRARTSLLQPSASLSSPVDPKLEVENFMRSFSMPVKR; encoded by the exons ATGGCTGATAATGAAGAGGAGATGCGATCTTTGGCCTTGACGCCCACTTGGTCTGTTGCTTCTGTGCTAACCATTTTCGTTGTAGTCTCCTTACTCGTGGAGAGGTCCATTCACCGGCTAAGCACT TGGTTGAGGAAGACTAACCGAAAGCCATTGTTAGAGGCAgtggagaaaatgaaagaag CTACATCAAGCTTAATATCAAATATCTGCATCCCATCAAGGTTCTATAATACCCCTTTTACTCCATGTACCAAAGCCGAGAttgatgaacaaaaagaagacAGTTCATCCGAAGAACGGAAACTATACACCGTTTCGGTATTACCCCATTTGTTTAGGCGGATGCTTAATGGGAATGAGAAAACCTGCAAAGAG GGTTATGAGCCGTTCGTTTCGTATGAGGGTCTCGAGCAATTGCATCGCTTTATCTTTATAATGGCAGTAACTCATGTATCTTATAGCTGCTTAACAATGTTACTGGCAATCGTAAAG ATTCACAGATGGAGAGCTTGGGAAGATGAAGCCCATATGGACAGACATGATTCACTAAATG ATATCACGAGAGAAATGACACTGCGGAGGCAATCGACCTTTGTTCGATATCACACTTCCCATCCTATAACACGGAACAGCTTTCTAATCTGGGTG ACATGTTTCTTCCGACAATTCGGGAATTCTGTAGTTCATGCTGACTACCTCACACTCCGCAAGGGCTTCATCATG AATCACCACCTCCCTTTGACGTATGATTTCCACAGCTACATGATTCGCTCCATGGAAGAAGAATTCCAAAGGATAGTAGGTGTGAG CGCTCCGTTGTGGGGATTCGTCGTTGCTTTCATGCTGTTTGATGTAAAAG GATCTAATCTGTACTTCTGGATAGCATCCATTCCAATTGCT CTTGTTCTTCTTGTGGGCACGAAGCTGCAACATGTCATTGCAACGTTGGCATTGGAAAGTGCTGGTATAACCGGTTCTTTTTCGGGTCCGAAGCTAAAGCCAAGAGATGATCTTTTCTGGTTTAAGAAGCCTGAACTTCTCTTGTCCTTGATCCACTTTATCCTTTTCCAG AATGCGTTTGAGTTGGCGTCGTTCTTCTGGTTCTGG TGGCAATTTGGATATAATTCTTGCTTTATTAGGAACCATATGCTTGTCTATGCAAGACTCATCTTGGG ATTCGCCGGGCAGTTCCTTTGCAGCTACAGCACCTTGCCCTTGTATGCTCTGGTAACTCAG atGGGAACAAACTATAAAGCTGCATTAATTCCACAAAGAATAAGGGAAACAATCCATGGATGGGGCAAGGCagcaagaaggaaaagaaggcTTGGCATGTTCACCGATGACACCACGATTCACACCGAAACAAGCACGGTTATGTCAATCGAGGATGATGACCGTCGGCTTATTGATGATACATACGAAACTACTACTGACTATACGACAATCGAGCTACAGCCAACTTCTGTACAAGAACAATCCGACCCTGTTGTTAATGAATGGCCAAGCAGAGCTAGAACGTCGCTTCTGCAACCCTCTGCGTCTCTTTCTTCACCGGTTGATCCGAAGCTGGAGGTTGAAAACTTTATGAGAAGCTTTTCTATGCCAGTTAAAAGATAG
- the LOC111809041 gene encoding MLO-like protein 11 isoform X1 — protein sequence MADNEEEMRSLALTPTWSVASVLTIFVVVSLLVERSIHRLSTWLRKTNRKPLLEAVEKMKEELMLLGFISLLLTATSSLISNICIPSRFYNTPFTPCTKAEIDEQKEDSSSEERKLYTVSVLPHLFRRMLNGNEKTCKEGYEPFVSYEGLEQLHRFIFIMAVTHVSYSCLTMLLAIVKIHRWRAWEDEAHMDRHDSLNDITREMTLRRQSTFVRYHTSHPITRNSFLIWVTCFFRQFGNSVVHADYLTLRKGFIMNHHLPLTYDFHSYMIRSMEEEFQRIVGVSAPLWGFVVAFMLFDVKGSNLYFWIASIPIALVLLVGTKLQHVIATLALESAGITGSFSGPKLKPRDDLFWFKKPELLLSLIHFILFQNAFELASFFWFWWQFGYNSCFIRNHMLVYARLILGFAGQFLCSYSTLPLYALVTQMGTNYKAALIPQRIRETIHGWGKAARRKRRLGMFTDDTTIHTETSTVMSIEDDDRRLIDDTYETTTDYTTIELQPTSVQEQSDPVVNEWPSRARTSLLQPSASLSSPVDPKLEVENFMRSFSMPVKR from the exons ATGGCTGATAATGAAGAGGAGATGCGATCTTTGGCCTTGACGCCCACTTGGTCTGTTGCTTCTGTGCTAACCATTTTCGTTGTAGTCTCCTTACTCGTGGAGAGGTCCATTCACCGGCTAAGCACT TGGTTGAGGAAGACTAACCGAAAGCCATTGTTAGAGGCAgtggagaaaatgaaagaag AGTTGATGCTTCTTGGATTTATTTCTCTCCTTTTAACAGCTACATCAAGCTTAATATCAAATATCTGCATCCCATCAAGGTTCTATAATACCCCTTTTACTCCATGTACCAAAGCCGAGAttgatgaacaaaaagaagacAGTTCATCCGAAGAACGGAAACTATACACCGTTTCGGTATTACCCCATTTGTTTAGGCGGATGCTTAATGGGAATGAGAAAACCTGCAAAGAG GGTTATGAGCCGTTCGTTTCGTATGAGGGTCTCGAGCAATTGCATCGCTTTATCTTTATAATGGCAGTAACTCATGTATCTTATAGCTGCTTAACAATGTTACTGGCAATCGTAAAG ATTCACAGATGGAGAGCTTGGGAAGATGAAGCCCATATGGACAGACATGATTCACTAAATG ATATCACGAGAGAAATGACACTGCGGAGGCAATCGACCTTTGTTCGATATCACACTTCCCATCCTATAACACGGAACAGCTTTCTAATCTGGGTG ACATGTTTCTTCCGACAATTCGGGAATTCTGTAGTTCATGCTGACTACCTCACACTCCGCAAGGGCTTCATCATG AATCACCACCTCCCTTTGACGTATGATTTCCACAGCTACATGATTCGCTCCATGGAAGAAGAATTCCAAAGGATAGTAGGTGTGAG CGCTCCGTTGTGGGGATTCGTCGTTGCTTTCATGCTGTTTGATGTAAAAG GATCTAATCTGTACTTCTGGATAGCATCCATTCCAATTGCT CTTGTTCTTCTTGTGGGCACGAAGCTGCAACATGTCATTGCAACGTTGGCATTGGAAAGTGCTGGTATAACCGGTTCTTTTTCGGGTCCGAAGCTAAAGCCAAGAGATGATCTTTTCTGGTTTAAGAAGCCTGAACTTCTCTTGTCCTTGATCCACTTTATCCTTTTCCAG AATGCGTTTGAGTTGGCGTCGTTCTTCTGGTTCTGG TGGCAATTTGGATATAATTCTTGCTTTATTAGGAACCATATGCTTGTCTATGCAAGACTCATCTTGGG ATTCGCCGGGCAGTTCCTTTGCAGCTACAGCACCTTGCCCTTGTATGCTCTGGTAACTCAG atGGGAACAAACTATAAAGCTGCATTAATTCCACAAAGAATAAGGGAAACAATCCATGGATGGGGCAAGGCagcaagaaggaaaagaaggcTTGGCATGTTCACCGATGACACCACGATTCACACCGAAACAAGCACGGTTATGTCAATCGAGGATGATGACCGTCGGCTTATTGATGATACATACGAAACTACTACTGACTATACGACAATCGAGCTACAGCCAACTTCTGTACAAGAACAATCCGACCCTGTTGTTAATGAATGGCCAAGCAGAGCTAGAACGTCGCTTCTGCAACCCTCTGCGTCTCTTTCTTCACCGGTTGATCCGAAGCTGGAGGTTGAAAACTTTATGAGAAGCTTTTCTATGCCAGTTAAAAGATAG